From a region of the Impatiens glandulifera chromosome 4, dImpGla2.1, whole genome shotgun sequence genome:
- the LOC124934208 gene encoding probable magnesium transporter NIPA6 isoform X2, translated as MTISDNTLGLILAVSSSLFIGTSFILKKKGLQRAAACGLRAGGGGYTYLLQPLWWTGMITMIVGEAANFVAYVYAPAVLVTPLGALSIIISAFLAHFMLKEQLRRMGVIGCVCCIVGSVVIVLHAPQEHTPSSLQEVWNLATEPAFLIYAAAAVSIVLVLILHFESRYGQTNILIYLGICSLMGSLTVVSIKAIGIAIKLTLEGISQIAYPQTWFFVTVASVCVVTQLNYLNKALDTFNAAIVSPIYYVMFTTLTIVASIIMYKDWSGQNASNIASEICGFITVLSGTIILHINREQEPSMAVTWYNGESVKSIDDMHYIILEDPENQ; from the exons ATGACGATCTCTGATAATACGTTAGGGCTAATTCTAGCGGTTTCTTCGAGTTTATTCATAGGTACGAGCTTTATTCTTAAGAAGAAAGGTCTTCAACGTGCTGCAGCTTGTGGTCTTCGTGCTG GGGGTGGTGGTTACACTTATTTATTACAACCACTTTGGTGGACAGGCATGATAACAA TGATAGTTGGAGAAGCTGCGAACTTTGTTGCTTATGTTTATGCACCAGCTGTACTCGTGACACCTCTAGGTGCTTTGAGTATCATTATAAG TGCTTTTTTGGCACATTTTATGTTGAAAGAACAACTTAGGAGGATGGGTGTAATAGGATGTGTATGCTGCATAGTTGGCTCGGTTGTGATTGTACTCCATGCACCACAAGAACACACGCCTAGTTCTCTTCAGGAAGTCTGGAACCTAGCGACAGAACCAG CATTTCTCATATATGCCGCCGCAGCTGTATCAATAGTCTTAGTTCTCATTTTACACTTTGAATCTCGGTATGGACAGACAAATATTCTGATCTACTTGGGAATTTGTTCATTGATGGGCTCACTAACG GTTGTAAGTATAAAGGCAATAGGTATTGCAATAAAACTCACGCTTGAAGGAATAAGTCAGATCGCGTACCCTCAGACTTGGTTTTTCGTTACAGTTGCTTCAGTTTGTGTGGTCACACAGTTGAATTACCTTAATAAG GCATTGGATACATTTAATGCTGCCATTGTTTCTCCAATATACTATGTCATGTTCACTACACTTACCATCGTAGCAAGCATAATTATGTACAAG GATTGGTCGGGGCAGAATGCTAGCAACATAGCTTCAGAGATTTGCGGTTTTATTACTGTGCTTTCGGGTACAATAATTCTTCATATTAATAGAGAACAAGAACCATCTATGGCAG TTACATGGTACAATGGAGAATCAGTAAAGAGTATTGATGATATGCATTATATTATATTGGAAGATCCTGAGAATCAATAA
- the LOC124934208 gene encoding probable magnesium transporter NIPA6 isoform X1 produces MTISDNTLGLILAVSSSLFIGTSFILKKKGLQRAAACGLRAGGGGYTYLLQPLWWTGMITMIVGEAANFVAYVYAPAVLVTPLGALSIIISAFLAHFMLKEQLRRMGVIGCVCCIVGSVVIVLHAPQEHTPSSLQEVWNLATEPAFLIYAAAAVSIVLVLILHFESRYGQTNILIYLGICSLMGSLTVVSIKAIGIAIKLTLEGISQIAYPQTWFFVTVASVCVVTQLNYLNKALDTFNAAIVSPIYYVMFTTLTIVASIIMYKDWSGQNASNIASEICGFITVLSGTIILHINREQEPSMAGTVTWYNGESVKSIDDMHYIILEDPENQ; encoded by the exons ATGACGATCTCTGATAATACGTTAGGGCTAATTCTAGCGGTTTCTTCGAGTTTATTCATAGGTACGAGCTTTATTCTTAAGAAGAAAGGTCTTCAACGTGCTGCAGCTTGTGGTCTTCGTGCTG GGGGTGGTGGTTACACTTATTTATTACAACCACTTTGGTGGACAGGCATGATAACAA TGATAGTTGGAGAAGCTGCGAACTTTGTTGCTTATGTTTATGCACCAGCTGTACTCGTGACACCTCTAGGTGCTTTGAGTATCATTATAAG TGCTTTTTTGGCACATTTTATGTTGAAAGAACAACTTAGGAGGATGGGTGTAATAGGATGTGTATGCTGCATAGTTGGCTCGGTTGTGATTGTACTCCATGCACCACAAGAACACACGCCTAGTTCTCTTCAGGAAGTCTGGAACCTAGCGACAGAACCAG CATTTCTCATATATGCCGCCGCAGCTGTATCAATAGTCTTAGTTCTCATTTTACACTTTGAATCTCGGTATGGACAGACAAATATTCTGATCTACTTGGGAATTTGTTCATTGATGGGCTCACTAACG GTTGTAAGTATAAAGGCAATAGGTATTGCAATAAAACTCACGCTTGAAGGAATAAGTCAGATCGCGTACCCTCAGACTTGGTTTTTCGTTACAGTTGCTTCAGTTTGTGTGGTCACACAGTTGAATTACCTTAATAAG GCATTGGATACATTTAATGCTGCCATTGTTTCTCCAATATACTATGTCATGTTCACTACACTTACCATCGTAGCAAGCATAATTATGTACAAG GATTGGTCGGGGCAGAATGCTAGCAACATAGCTTCAGAGATTTGCGGTTTTATTACTGTGCTTTCGGGTACAATAATTCTTCATATTAATAGAGAACAAGAACCATCTATGGCAG GGACAGTTACATGGTACAATGGAGAATCAGTAAAGAGTATTGATGATATGCATTATATTATATTGGAAGATCCTGAGAATCAATAA